The following proteins come from a genomic window of Methanoculleus caldifontis:
- a CDS encoding PIN domain-containing protein — protein MTVVCIDTNRFLELYGSNEDPQEIFLDVKAIAGNLVFPDIILDEFLRNRAKVLDRVADDVRKRETDEVRLPSVFRGNPNALALQRIGEEYNRAAGALYDDIQTMIAEPAADPVARAFMELSLDPAVRILHRTEELIDRAHRRKLLGNPPKSPGTDTIGDELIWETLLANLAEDLILVSRDRTYRYHTAYLVQEYRERTESRLTITERISDALKLVGRLPSPALVRLEGGEEVAGS, from the coding sequence ATGACCGTCGTATGTATCGATACGAACCGTTTTCTCGAGCTGTACGGGTCAAACGAGGACCCACAGGAGATCTTTCTCGACGTCAAGGCGATCGCAGGAAACCTCGTCTTTCCCGACATCATCCTCGACGAGTTCCTCCGCAACCGCGCAAAAGTCCTCGACCGGGTTGCAGACGACGTGCGGAAACGGGAGACCGACGAGGTCCGCCTGCCGTCTGTCTTCCGGGGAAACCCGAATGCTCTCGCGTTGCAGCGCATCGGAGAAGAGTACAACCGGGCTGCCGGGGCTCTTTATGATGATATCCAGACGATGATCGCGGAGCCTGCCGCCGACCCGGTCGCCCGGGCGTTCATGGAACTCTCCCTCGACCCGGCCGTCCGGATCCTTCACCGGACGGAGGAGCTCATCGACCGGGCTCATCGCCGGAAACTTCTCGGCAACCCCCCGAAGAGCCCGGGTACGGATACCATCGGCGACGAGCTCATCTGGGAGACGCTTCTTGCGAACCTCGCCGAGGACCTTATCCTCGTCAGCCGGGACCGGACGTACCGCTACCACACTGCTTACCTCGTGCAGGAGTACCGGGAGAGGACGGAGAGCAGACTCACGATCACCGAGCGGATATCCGACGCCCTGAAACTCGTCGGCAGGCTGCCGTCCCCGGCGCTGGTCAGGCTCGAAGGCGGCGAGGAGGTGGCCGGGAGCTGA
- a CDS encoding GNAT family N-acetyltransferase, with protein MPEGGKRITTGLIDDRERWDTFVDESASGRLFHKWDFLKITERHTGFRFLPYGIFKGNELIGICPLFQKQMHGINLLLSPPPLQSVIPYLGFLMGRRYDTAKQSKKESMLAIITEDLESEFAALAPNYLAITQVPGFIDVRQFLGEGYETRIHFSYLIDLMPPIQEIWDGFSSNLRTKLRKVEKNGYRLEKSTDISIFYSSVAERFSDPDMNIPMINRAYFEDLFRAYPDELGLYYLYDAEGTVTGVQATQEYKVFTLWMGAPKMTAMPGNEFLQWLLLQQAKERGYRQMENVGANNENLNLFKSKFNPSLTLFLELSRQDLIGRMARWAYSTIASRAPMKRKVLAYIE; from the coding sequence ATGCCGGAAGGGGGGAAGAGAATTACTACAGGACTCATCGACGATAGGGAGAGATGGGATACGTTCGTGGACGAGAGCGCCTCCGGCCGCCTCTTCCACAAGTGGGACTTTCTGAAGATCACCGAGAGGCACACCGGTTTCCGGTTCCTCCCCTACGGCATCTTCAAGGGCAACGAACTGATCGGCATCTGCCCGCTCTTCCAGAAGCAGATGCACGGGATCAACCTCCTCCTCTCGCCTCCTCCACTCCAGTCGGTGATACCGTATCTCGGGTTCCTCATGGGCCGCCGCTACGACACCGCGAAACAGAGCAAGAAAGAGTCGATGCTCGCGATCATCACGGAGGACCTGGAGAGCGAGTTTGCGGCCCTGGCCCCGAATTACCTCGCCATAACCCAGGTGCCGGGGTTCATCGATGTCCGGCAGTTCCTCGGCGAGGGCTACGAAACCCGGATTCACTTCTCCTACCTCATCGACCTCATGCCGCCCATCCAGGAGATCTGGGACGGTTTCTCCTCCAATCTCAGGACCAAGCTGCGGAAGGTCGAGAAGAACGGATACCGCCTCGAGAAGAGCACGGACATCTCGATCTTTTACTCCTCGGTCGCCGAGCGGTTCAGCGACCCCGACATGAATATTCCGATGATCAACCGGGCCTACTTCGAGGACCTCTTTCGGGCGTATCCCGACGAGCTCGGCCTCTACTACCTCTACGACGCCGAAGGCACGGTTACCGGGGTGCAGGCCACCCAGGAGTACAAGGTCTTCACCCTCTGGATGGGGGCCCCGAAGATGACCGCGATGCCCGGCAACGAGTTCCTGCAGTGGCTTCTTCTCCAGCAGGCGAAGGAACGGGGGTACCGGCAGATGGAGAACGTCGGGGCGAACAACGAGAACTTAAACCTCTTTAAGTCCAAGTTCAACCCCTCTCTCACCCTCTTTCTGGAACTGAGCAGGCAGGACCTCATCGGCCGGATGGCACGCTGGGCCTACAGCACCATCGCGAGCAGAGCCCCGATGAAGCGCAAGGTCCTCGCGTACATCGAGTGA
- a CDS encoding HesA/MoeB/ThiF family protein → MLTDRELERYRRQIALFGEDAQERLKKARVVIVGAGGLGCPAALYLAAAGIGELRLVDGDVVDLTNLNRQVLHTDRDIGRAKVESAAEKLLAQNPDLRAVSIRATVDEENATEIAGGADLIIDAADNFRVRYTLNRVALHAGIPLIHGAVRGFDGQATTIVPGRTACLECIFPTPPPGESVIPVVGTTAGIIGLVQANEAIKYITGTGDLLTNRLLIWDGRAATMATLPVERQEECGACGTDRC, encoded by the coding sequence ATGCTCACGGACCGGGAACTGGAACGCTATCGGCGGCAGATCGCGCTCTTCGGAGAGGATGCCCAGGAGCGATTGAAGAAGGCGAGGGTCGTCATCGTCGGGGCCGGCGGGCTTGGCTGCCCGGCCGCTCTCTACCTTGCCGCCGCCGGCATCGGGGAGCTTCGGCTGGTCGACGGCGACGTCGTGGACCTGACCAACTTAAACCGGCAGGTGCTCCATACCGATCGCGACATCGGGCGGGCGAAGGTCGAGTCGGCGGCCGAAAAACTCCTCGCGCAGAACCCCGATCTCAGGGCTGTTTCGATCCGTGCGACCGTCGACGAGGAGAATGCCACTGAGATCGCGGGCGGGGCCGATCTCATCATCGACGCCGCCGATAACTTCCGGGTGCGCTATACCCTCAACCGGGTGGCGCTCCATGCGGGCATTCCGCTCATTCACGGGGCGGTGAGGGGGTTCGACGGACAGGCGACGACGATCGTCCCCGGCCGGACGGCCTGCCTCGAATGTATCTTCCCGACACCCCCGCCCGGCGAGAGCGTCATCCCCGTGGTCGGGACCACGGCCGGGATCATCGGGCTCGTCCAGGCGAACGAGGCGATCAAGTATATCACCGGGACCGGCGACCTTCTCACGAACCGGCTGCTCATCTGGGACGGGCGGGCCGCCACGATGGCGACCCTGCCGGTCGAGCGGCAGGAGGAGTGCGGCGCGTGCGGGACCGATCGGTGTTGA
- a CDS encoding ubiquitin-like small modifier protein 1 translates to MQVRVRAFARLREAIGGDLTLETPQGTTMSGLLAAVGDVSRDAHEALFEESGELRGYVILMHNGRRVRRAEAATLTLAEGDEVALFPPVAGG, encoded by the coding sequence ATGCAGGTTAGAGTAAGGGCGTTTGCCCGGTTGAGGGAGGCCATCGGGGGGGACCTGACGCTTGAGACCCCCCAGGGCACGACGATGAGCGGGCTGCTTGCGGCGGTCGGCGACGTATCGAGAGATGCTCATGAGGCGCTCTTCGAGGAGAGCGGGGAACTCAGGGGATACGTGATCCTGATGCACAACGGCAGGCGCGTCCGGCGTGCGGAGGCGGCGACGCTCACCCTCGCCGAAGGCGACGAGGTCGCGCTCTTCCCGCCGGTGGCGGGCGGGTGA
- a CDS encoding molybdenum cofactor biosynthesis protein MoaE yields MISVTRDDFDLNAEIDRVRRPDMGGLVTFLGVVRDEGGLEAMELEAYEEVAVKEMETIRDEAFAKFPIGAVTVIHRIGRLRVGENILLIVVGAGHRKEAFEACEYILERIKESVPIWKKEIGEGGERWVPGDSGK; encoded by the coding sequence ATGATCAGCGTAACAAGAGACGATTTTGATCTGAACGCCGAGATCGACCGGGTAAGAAGGCCGGACATGGGTGGCCTGGTCACCTTCCTCGGCGTCGTCAGGGACGAGGGCGGTCTTGAGGCGATGGAACTCGAGGCCTACGAGGAGGTTGCGGTGAAGGAGATGGAGACGATCCGGGACGAGGCGTTTGCAAAGTTCCCGATCGGGGCCGTCACCGTCATTCACCGGATCGGCCGGCTCCGGGTCGGCGAGAACATCCTTCTCATCGTCGTCGGCGCCGGGCACCGGAAAGAGGCGTTTGAGGCCTGTGAGTATATCCTCGAGCGGATCAAGGAGAGCGTGCCGATCTGGAAGAAGGAGATCGGGGAGGGCGGCGAGCGCTGGGTGCCGGGGGACTCCGGAAAGTAG
- the pscS gene encoding O-phospho-L-seryl-tRNA:Cys-tRNA synthase produces MKEQIQKTFEALFALEDIREVLREALPTGPDPAEEQAIREGVARVRAVLDDLEAGTGSPQVTKIAGSLDIRNREEAYINIQPIQAAGRLTLEARKALIAYGDGYSTCDACRKPFRLDQITKPPIAAFHEDLARFLNMDVVRVVPGARRGFQAVASTLVKPGDPVIVSALAHYTEFLAVEGAGGVVKEVSVSKENLVTPDAVAAKIEDVRRETGRTPALAMIDHVDYQFGNVHDVAGIAKVAHQYDVPFLLNGAYTVGTMPVDGRAIGADFVVGSGHKSMASPAPSGVLAATAEWAPRVFRTTAMVGDLTRRKFGVKEVEMLGCTLMGANLIAMMASFPAVRERTLRWDEEVKKSNHFIDGLLAIEGTKVLSEYPRKHTLTKVDTTGSFDTVAATHKRRGFFLSDELSGRGIAGEFAGATRTWKLNTFGLSWKKIRYLTEAFQEIAAKYELNVRTA; encoded by the coding sequence ATGAAGGAACAGATCCAGAAGACGTTCGAAGCGCTCTTCGCGCTCGAGGATATCCGGGAAGTGCTCCGGGAGGCGCTCCCGACCGGCCCGGATCCCGCCGAAGAGCAGGCGATCCGGGAGGGTGTCGCCCGGGTCCGTGCCGTCCTCGACGACCTGGAGGCCGGGACGGGCTCTCCGCAGGTCACGAAGATCGCAGGCAGCCTCGATATCCGGAACAGGGAAGAGGCGTATATCAATATCCAGCCGATCCAGGCCGCCGGCCGCCTGACCCTCGAGGCCCGGAAGGCCCTCATCGCCTACGGCGACGGTTACTCCACCTGCGACGCCTGCCGCAAACCCTTCCGTCTCGACCAGATTACAAAGCCCCCCATCGCGGCGTTTCACGAGGATCTTGCCCGGTTCCTGAATATGGACGTGGTCCGCGTCGTTCCCGGCGCCCGCCGTGGGTTCCAGGCGGTCGCCTCCACGCTCGTCAAGCCGGGCGACCCGGTCATCGTCTCGGCTCTCGCCCACTACACGGAGTTCCTGGCCGTCGAAGGGGCGGGAGGCGTGGTGAAGGAGGTCTCGGTCTCGAAAGAGAACCTCGTCACCCCCGACGCCGTCGCCGCAAAGATCGAGGACGTCCGGCGCGAGACCGGGAGGACTCCGGCGCTCGCCATGATCGACCACGTGGACTACCAGTTCGGGAACGTCCACGACGTCGCCGGCATCGCGAAGGTCGCTCACCAATACGACGTCCCCTTCCTCCTCAACGGGGCCTATACCGTCGGCACCATGCCCGTCGACGGCAGAGCGATCGGGGCCGACTTCGTCGTCGGCTCCGGGCACAAGAGCATGGCCTCCCCCGCCCCGTCCGGGGTCCTCGCCGCCACCGCCGAGTGGGCGCCGCGGGTCTTTCGGACCACGGCGATGGTCGGAGACCTCACCCGCCGGAAGTTCGGGGTCAAGGAGGTGGAGATGCTCGGATGCACCCTGATGGGGGCGAACCTGATCGCCATGATGGCCTCGTTCCCCGCAGTCCGGGAGCGTACCCTCCGCTGGGACGAGGAGGTGAAGAAGTCAAACCACTTCATCGACGGCCTTCTCGCTATCGAGGGCACGAAGGTCCTCTCCGAGTACCCGCGGAAGCACACCCTCACCAAGGTGGACACCACCGGGAGTTTCGATACGGTCGCGGCGACCCACAAGCGGCGGGGCTTCTTCCTCTCCGACGAGCTCTCAGGGCGTGGTATCGCCGGGGAGTTCGCCGGCGCCACCCGGACCTGGAAACTGAACACCTTCGGCCTCTCCTGGAAGAAGATCCGTTACCTGACGGAGGCCTTCCAGGAGATCGCCGCAAAATATGAACTGAACGTCAGGACAGCATAA
- a CDS encoding O-acetylhomoserine aminocarboxypropyltransferase/cysteine synthase family protein, with amino-acid sequence MSTHHYRPGTLALHAGQSPDPATGARAVPIYQTTSYVFRDTEHAANLFALKEPGNIYTRLMNPTTDVFEQRMAAVEGGTGAVGVASGMAAISNALLAVTRPGDEIVAADNLYGGTYELFNYTFPKLGRKVAFVDSTDPEAFRAAITEKIRAVYAESIGNPKLDVPDFEAIAAIAHEAGVPFVVDNTAAVGLVRPIDHGADIVVLSATKFVGGHGTSIGGVIVDSGNFAWDNGKFPGFTEPDPSYHGLQYWETFRDYSGLGNVALVYKVRLEVLRDMGACLSPMNAFLLLLGLETLHLRMERHSENALAVARFLRDHPKVAWVNYPGLPDHPAHALARKYLAGGFGALVGFGVKGGCDASRKVIERLRLFSHLANIGDAKSLVIHPASTTHQQLTPAEQAACGVTPDYIRLSVGIEDIRDIIEDLDQALRDA; translated from the coding sequence ATGAGCACACACCACTATCGGCCGGGCACGCTCGCCCTCCACGCCGGCCAATCGCCCGATCCGGCGACGGGAGCCCGGGCAGTACCGATCTACCAGACGACCTCCTATGTCTTCCGCGACACGGAACACGCAGCAAACCTCTTTGCTCTCAAAGAGCCCGGGAACATCTACACGCGGCTGATGAACCCCACCACCGACGTCTTCGAGCAGCGGATGGCCGCCGTCGAAGGCGGGACCGGAGCGGTCGGGGTCGCGTCGGGGATGGCGGCTATCTCAAACGCGCTCCTTGCCGTCACCCGACCGGGCGACGAGATCGTCGCCGCCGACAACCTCTACGGCGGCACCTACGAGCTCTTCAACTACACGTTCCCGAAACTAGGGCGGAAGGTGGCCTTCGTCGACTCGACCGATCCGGAGGCCTTCCGGGCGGCGATAACGGAGAAGATCCGGGCGGTCTACGCAGAGTCGATCGGGAACCCCAAACTGGACGTTCCCGACTTTGAGGCCATCGCGGCGATCGCCCACGAGGCCGGGGTGCCGTTCGTCGTGGACAACACCGCTGCGGTCGGCCTGGTCCGCCCCATCGACCACGGCGCCGATATCGTCGTCCTCTCGGCCACCAAGTTCGTCGGGGGCCACGGCACCTCGATCGGCGGGGTGATCGTCGATTCCGGCAACTTCGCCTGGGATAACGGGAAGTTTCCCGGGTTCACCGAGCCCGACCCCTCGTACCACGGGCTGCAGTACTGGGAGACGTTTCGCGACTACTCGGGTCTCGGGAACGTCGCCCTCGTCTACAAGGTCCGGCTCGAGGTCCTCCGGGACATGGGCGCGTGCCTCTCGCCGATGAACGCCTTCCTCCTCCTGCTGGGGCTTGAGACGCTCCACCTCCGGATGGAACGGCACTCGGAGAACGCGCTGGCTGTCGCCCGGTTCCTCCGGGACCACCCGAAGGTCGCCTGGGTGAACTACCCGGGGCTCCCCGATCACCCGGCCCACGCCCTCGCCCGGAAGTACCTCGCCGGCGGTTTCGGCGCCCTGGTCGGGTTCGGGGTGAAAGGGGGGTGCGATGCAAGCAGGAAGGTGATCGAGCGCCTGCGGCTCTTCTCGCACCTGGCAAATATCGGCGACGCAAAGAGCCTCGTCATCCACCCCGCGAGCACCACCCACCAGCAGCTGACGCCCGCGGAGCAGGCGGCGTGCGGTGTCACCCCGGATTACATACGCCTCTCCGTCGGGATAGAGGATATCAGGGATATCATCGAAGACCTCGACCAGGCTCTGCGGGATGCGTAA
- the metX gene encoding homoserine O-acetyltransferase MetX produces MPGSVGTVRTGYVTFPEPLILESGAVLAPVTIAYETYGRLNREKSNAILICHALSGDAHAAGYHEGADRPGWWDGVVGPGKAFDTDRYFVVCSNVIGGCKGSTGPASVNPATGRPYALAFPVITVRDMVRAQKRLIDHLGIECLAAVAGGSMGGMQALQWAVAYPEAARKVIAIATTARSTAQQIAFNEVGRQAVMADPAWAGGDYPADHLPVQGLRLARMIGHITYLSDGAMREKFGRNLQGRSTVGYGFSTEFQVESYLHHQGDTFTRRFDANSYLYITRALDYFDLAVDDSLAAGLAGAKASFLVVSVSSDWLYPPYQSEEIANALAANGIPVQYCEIRSNYGHDGFLLEDGQMNYLIGTFLDHLLVRDVMETDAPTIAERASIHDAARIMIENAVNHLPVLAERGDLAGIVTSWDIAKAVACSHGSLDEIMSRSVVTAAPDEPVTEAARRMEERSISALPVVDADRRVIGLISSDAISTLIGRCA; encoded by the coding sequence ATGCCCGGTTCGGTCGGTACCGTGCGGACCGGGTACGTCACCTTCCCCGAACCCCTCATTCTCGAGAGCGGCGCGGTCCTCGCCCCGGTGACGATCGCCTACGAGACCTACGGGCGGCTGAACCGGGAGAAGAGTAACGCGATCCTGATCTGTCACGCCCTCTCCGGCGACGCCCACGCGGCAGGCTACCACGAGGGGGCCGATCGGCCGGGGTGGTGGGACGGGGTCGTCGGTCCCGGAAAGGCCTTCGACACCGACCGCTACTTCGTCGTCTGCTCAAACGTCATCGGCGGCTGCAAGGGATCGACGGGGCCGGCCTCCGTCAACCCGGCGACCGGCCGGCCCTACGCCCTCGCGTTCCCCGTGATCACCGTGCGGGACATGGTCCGGGCGCAGAAACGGCTGATAGATCACCTCGGAATCGAGTGCCTCGCCGCGGTGGCAGGCGGTTCGATGGGGGGCATGCAGGCGCTCCAGTGGGCGGTCGCCTACCCGGAGGCAGCCCGGAAGGTGATCGCGATCGCCACGACCGCACGCTCGACCGCCCAGCAGATCGCCTTCAACGAGGTCGGGCGGCAGGCGGTCATGGCCGATCCCGCGTGGGCGGGCGGAGACTACCCGGCCGACCATCTACCGGTGCAGGGACTTCGACTCGCCCGGATGATCGGGCACATCACCTACCTCTCCGACGGGGCGATGCGCGAGAAGTTCGGGCGCAACCTGCAGGGCCGCAGCACCGTCGGCTACGGCTTCTCCACCGAGTTCCAGGTCGAGAGTTACCTCCACCACCAGGGCGACACCTTCACCCGGCGGTTCGACGCCAACTCCTACCTCTACATAACCCGGGCGCTCGACTACTTCGACCTCGCCGTGGACGACTCGCTCGCCGCCGGTCTTGCCGGGGCGAAGGCTTCGTTCCTGGTCGTCTCGGTATCCTCGGACTGGCTCTACCCGCCCTACCAGTCCGAGGAGATCGCAAACGCGCTGGCCGCGAACGGCATTCCCGTCCAGTACTGCGAGATCCGGTCGAATTACGGCCACGACGGTTTCCTCCTCGAAGACGGGCAGATGAACTACCTCATCGGCACGTTCCTCGATCACCTGCTCGTCCGGGACGTCATGGAGACGGATGCCCCGACCATCGCCGAGCGGGCGTCCATCCACGACGCTGCGAGGATCATGATCGAGAACGCCGTCAACCACCTCCCCGTCCTCGCCGAACGGGGCGATCTCGCCGGGATCGTCACCTCCTGGGACATCGCGAAAGCGGTCGCCTGCAGTCACGGGAGCCTCGACGAGATCATGTCCCGCTCGGTCGTCACCGCCGCGCCGGACGAACCGGTCACGGAGGCCGCCCGGAGGATGGAGGAGCGCTCGATATCCGCCCTCCCCGTCGTCGACGCCGACCGGCGGGTGATCGGGCTCATATCGAGCGATGCCATCAGCACGCTGATAGGACGATGCGCATGA
- a CDS encoding DUF1890 domain-containing protein has protein sequence MTTQAEKNESALLIFGCPEVPVQAAIGLYLAGRLAEDGYDVVTAGNPSVLALLRVSDQKKHYIGKTVDLDRCIGEVAEKKRDAALCVVFAHNDAGLSYAASMRYLLPEARLVVVVFGRNAEELAAQVEFPCEKVVEKAVHNPVKLKKGIDEVFGWRA, from the coding sequence ATGACAACACAAGCAGAAAAAAATGAATCGGCTCTCCTGATCTTCGGGTGCCCGGAGGTCCCGGTGCAGGCGGCGATCGGCCTCTATCTTGCAGGCCGGCTCGCCGAGGACGGCTACGACGTGGTCACGGCCGGAAACCCCTCGGTTCTCGCGCTCCTCCGCGTCTCCGACCAGAAAAAGCATTACATCGGAAAAACCGTCGACCTCGACCGTTGCATCGGGGAAGTCGCGGAGAAGAAGCGGGACGCCGCCCTCTGCGTGGTCTTCGCCCATAACGATGCCGGTCTCTCGTATGCCGCCTCGATGCGCTACCTCCTCCCGGAAGCGCGCCTCGTCGTCGTCGTCTTCGGCCGGAATGCCGAGGAACTCGCAGCACAGGTCGAGTTCCCCTGCGAAAAGGTCGTGGAGAAGGCGGTCCACAACCCGGTGAAGTTGAAGAAAGGGATCGACGAGGTCTTCGGATGGCGTGCATAG
- a CDS encoding DUF1894 domain-containing protein: MACIDELDPEVLLRGASFAECRALVEKRCHEVYYVDPGYAIFDKHIIGVPPIAVGVEEDTFILLPYTKPCYGTFLIRVPGGEEIERLRQKGRKRP, translated from the coding sequence ATGGCGTGCATAGACGAGCTCGACCCGGAGGTTCTCCTCCGGGGTGCCTCCTTCGCGGAATGTCGCGCCCTGGTGGAGAAGCGCTGCCACGAGGTCTACTACGTCGACCCGGGATACGCGATCTTTGATAAGCACATCATCGGGGTCCCGCCGATCGCCGTCGGGGTGGAGGAGGATACCTTCATCCTCCTCCCCTACACCAAGCCCTGTTACGGGACGTTCCTGATCCGGGTGCCGGGGGGCGAGGAGATCGAACGGCTCAGGCAGAAGGGGAGAAAGAGACCGTGA
- the thiI gene encoding tRNA uracil 4-sulfurtransferase ThiI, whose product MIDPEQVWLVRYSEVFLKSEPVRREWERTLIRNIKRVLPDSEPWRERGRIWLSGVVDPEKLKSIFGIVSISLCDVVPLDGLSGGILAFCERRDIAEAATFALRIRHVGKHSFTSRDLAERLGDLIRGEYPHLRVDLDDPEREIFVEVRDGTCYLFDQKIPAVGGIPLGVEGTLVALVSGGIDSPVAAYLMMRRGCRIVPVYVGLEGYLDGTNLARTEATIEALRRYQPDIELMVVGDGYLARARQGLEERGEERYTCLLCKRRMYRIAADVARREGAKGFVTGESMGQVASQTLDNLAVLTDAATIPVYRPLIGFDKEDVVRLARKIGTFDASITPACGCGAVPARPATAATIETVRALEEAVRNVDDVGALADPDNA is encoded by the coding sequence GTGATCGATCCGGAACAGGTCTGGCTGGTGCGCTACTCCGAGGTCTTCCTCAAGTCGGAGCCCGTCCGCCGGGAATGGGAGAGGACCCTGATCCGGAATATCAAGAGAGTGCTTCCCGATTCAGAACCCTGGCGGGAGCGCGGGAGGATCTGGCTTTCAGGCGTGGTCGATCCGGAGAAACTCAAGAGTATCTTCGGGATCGTCTCGATCTCACTCTGCGACGTCGTGCCGCTCGACGGGCTCTCCGGGGGCATCCTCGCCTTCTGCGAGCGCCGCGACATTGCGGAGGCGGCGACCTTCGCCCTCCGGATCCGGCACGTCGGGAAACACTCCTTCACCTCCCGGGATCTTGCCGAGCGGCTCGGAGACCTGATCCGAGGGGAGTACCCGCACCTCCGCGTCGATCTCGACGACCCGGAGCGGGAGATCTTCGTCGAGGTCCGGGACGGGACCTGCTACCTCTTCGACCAGAAGATCCCTGCCGTCGGCGGCATTCCCCTCGGCGTCGAGGGGACGCTCGTCGCGCTCGTCTCCGGCGGTATCGACTCCCCGGTCGCGGCCTATCTGATGATGAGGCGCGGGTGCCGGATCGTCCCCGTCTACGTCGGGCTCGAAGGCTACCTCGACGGGACGAACCTCGCCCGGACCGAGGCCACAATCGAGGCCCTCCGCCGGTACCAGCCCGATATCGAACTTATGGTCGTCGGAGACGGCTACCTCGCCCGGGCGCGGCAGGGCCTCGAGGAGCGGGGAGAGGAGCGCTACACCTGCCTCCTCTGCAAGCGGCGGATGTACCGGATCGCCGCCGACGTTGCCCGGAGGGAGGGGGCGAAGGGTTTCGTCACCGGGGAGTCGATGGGCCAGGTCGCGTCGCAGACCCTCGATAATCTCGCGGTGCTCACCGATGCGGCGACGATCCCGGTCTACCGGCCGTTGATCGGGTTCGACAAGGAGGATGTCGTCCGGCTTGCCCGCAAGATCGGGACGTTCGACGCGTCGATTACCCCTGCCTGCGGGTGCGGGGCGGTGCCGGCACGGCCCGCCACCGCTGCGACGATCGAGACCGTCCGCGCTCTCGAGGAAGCGGTGAGAAATGTTGATGATGTGGGAGCGCTTGCAGACCCTGACAATGCGTGA
- the cysK gene encoding cysteine synthase A: MGRIYHDITWTIGNTPLVRLNRVTEGSRATVLAKVESFNPMGSVKDRIGVAMIDGAERTGEIREGTTIVEATSGNTGIALAFVCAARGYPLVLVMPETMSVERRKLLAALGAEVVLTPGAEGMRGAVGRAAHIAAENPNTYFVPRQFENPANPAVHRRTTAEEIWRDTDGIVDAIVAGVGTGGTITGVAEVIKARKPSFKAIAVEPAESPVLSGGTAGPHRIQGIGAGFVPDVLRTDLVDEILRVTSADAFAMSRQLAAKEGILAGISSGAAAHAALQVAARQEFEGKTIVVILPDTGERYLSTDLFGA, encoded by the coding sequence ATGGGACGGATATACCATGACATCACCTGGACGATCGGGAACACCCCGCTCGTTCGGCTGAACCGGGTGACGGAAGGCTCCCGTGCGACCGTCCTCGCCAAGGTGGAGTCGTTCAACCCGATGGGAAGCGTGAAAGACCGGATAGGTGTCGCGATGATCGACGGGGCCGAGCGGACCGGCGAGATCCGGGAGGGGACGACGATTGTCGAGGCGACGAGCGGCAACACCGGGATTGCACTCGCGTTCGTCTGCGCCGCCCGCGGCTACCCGCTCGTGCTCGTGATGCCCGAGACGATGAGCGTGGAACGGCGAAAGCTCCTCGCAGCGCTTGGCGCCGAGGTGGTCCTCACGCCCGGAGCCGAGGGGATGAGGGGAGCGGTCGGCCGTGCGGCCCACATAGCCGCCGAGAACCCGAACACCTATTTCGTGCCCCGGCAGTTCGAGAACCCGGCGAATCCCGCCGTCCATCGCCGGACGACGGCCGAGGAGATCTGGCGGGACACCGATGGGATCGTCGATGCCATCGTCGCCGGCGTCGGGACGGGCGGGACGATCACCGGGGTCGCGGAGGTCATCAAGGCTCGAAAACCCTCCTTTAAGGCCATCGCCGTCGAACCGGCCGAGTCCCCCGTCCTCTCGGGCGGAACGGCCGGCCCGCACCGGATCCAGGGGATCGGGGCCGGGTTCGTGCCGGATGTTCTCAGAACCGATCTCGTCGACGAGATCCTCCGGGTTACCTCCGCGGATGCCTTTGCGATGAGCCGCCAGCTCGCCGCGAAGGAGGGAATCCTTGCCGGCATCTCCTCGGGCGCCGCGGCTCACGCGGCCTTGCAGGTTGCGGCCCGGCAGGAGTTCGAGGGGAAGACGATCGTCGTGATCCTCCCGGATACGGGCGAGCGCTACCTCTCGACCGATCTCTTTGGAGCATGA